In the Numida meleagris isolate 19003 breed g44 Domestic line chromosome 5, NumMel1.0, whole genome shotgun sequence genome, one interval contains:
- the VAX1 gene encoding ventral anterior homeobox 1 produces the protein MFGKQDKMDVRCSTETEANRVSKNGHKEGKDSKGAEGNISTSFLKEQQGTFSASAATEDCNKSKSGSADPDYCRRILVRDAKGSIREIILPKGLDLDRPKRTRTSFTAEQLYRLEMEFQRCQYVVGRERTELARQLNLSETQVKVWFQNRRTKQKKDQGKDSELRSVVSETAATCSVLRLLEQGRLLSPPGLPGLLPPCASGALGSALRGPGLAMREPRAAGADGDTALRLQRPAAPAPLPLRSRSGGTVLPAHGRLLPHGAGPGNTTRVFLFL, from the exons ATGTTTGGGAAACAAGACAAAATGGACGTTAGATGCAGCACAGAGACTGAAGCCAACCGGGTCTCGAAGAACGGACACAAGGAGGGCAAGGACAGCAAAGGGGCTGAAGGAAATATCTctacttcttttctgaaggagcaACAAGGGactttttctgcctctgcagctACCGAAGACTGTAACAAAAGTAAATCTGGTTCGGCGGACCCGGACTACTGCAGGAGGATCCTGGTCAGAG ATGCCAAAGGTTCCATCCGAGAGATTATCCTGCCCAAGGGCCTCGATCTGGACCGTCCCAAGCGGACCCGCACCTCCTTCACGGCCGAGCAGCTCTACCGCCTGGAGATGGAGTTCCAGCGGTGCCAGTACGTGGTGGGGAGGGAGCGCACCGAGCTGGCGCGGCAGCTCAACCTCTCCGAGACTCAG GTAAAGGTGTGGTTCCAGAACCGACGCACCAAGCAGAAAAAGGACCAGGGCAAAGACTCGGAGCTGCGCTCGGTGGTATCCGAGACCGCCGCCACCTGCAGCGTCCTgcggctgctggagcagggccgCCTGCTCTCCCCGCCGGGGCTGCCCGGCCTCCTGCCGCCCTGTGCCAGCGGAGCGCTGGGCTCTGCGCTGCGGGGCCCCGGCCTGGCT atgCGGGAGCCGCGAGCAGCCGGGGCGGATGGGGACACCGCGCTCCGCCTGCAGCGCccggcggccccggccccgctccctcTCCGGTCTCGCTCCGGCGGCACGGTGCTCCCGGCCCACGGGCGGCTCCTGCCCCACGGTGCTGGACCTGGGAACACTACGCgtgtatttctctttctttaa